A genomic segment from Cutaneotrichosporon cavernicola HIS019 DNA, chromosome: 7b encodes:
- a CDS encoding uncharacterized protein (Serine hydrolase (FSH1)) has product MNYLRNSNSNPNPNPIRTPTLTPTPPTKPKLRILCLHGALGSASVLRSQAAPLANLSSVADLVFVDAPALSRGGRGWFDLSTYAGLDETYAYLSNILHTHGPFDGVLGLSQGAVLASILVGWFDFAIMFGGFVAQHPEVRKVYAGKEYARPSLHVYGMADRIVSPESSKRLAGMFTDPTVVVHGGGHVIPSDKASVRRVEEFVARRHAARFG; this is encoded by the exons ATGAACTATCTCCGGAACTCCAactccaaccccaaccccaaccccattcgcacccccaccctcacccccacccccccgACCAAGCCCAAACTCCGCATCCTGTGCCTgcacggcgcgctcggcagTGCGTCCGTCCTGCGCTCCCAGGCTGCGCCTCTCGCCAACCTCTCgagcgtcgccgacctggtcttcgtcgacgcgcccgccctctcccgcggcgggcgcggatGGTTCGACCTGTCCACCTATGCCGGCCTGGACGAGACGTACGCGTACCTCTCCAACATTCTGCACACGCACGGGCCCTtcgacggcgtcctcggtctcTCGCAGggcgccgtcctcgcgtCGATTCTGGTCGGGTGGTTTGACTTTGCCATCATGTTTGGCGGGTTCGTCGCGCAGCATCCCGAAGTCAGGAAGGTTTATGCCGGGAAAGAATACGCCCGGCCAAGCCTTCATGTGTATGGGATGGCGGATAGGATCGTCTCGCCCGAATCGAGTAAGCGGCTCGCGGGGATGTTTACGGACCCGACGGTCGTTGTTCATGG TGGCGGACATGTTATCCCGAGCGATAAGGCATCGGTGCGCCGCGTCGAAGAGTTCgtggctcgtcgtcatgcCGCCCGCTTCGGTTAG
- a CDS encoding uncharacterized protein (NAD dependent epimerase dehydratase), producing MPPPKRPSKPLVALILGGTATVSLPLAASLLKLGAVYVRIADRFSVDPPTCYIDPIFKVLLRDPRVEYRQSNLANVEKYPSLFEPPAEGTNWHRFDVVFDLTGEMNYDKPEVIHITNTYRVAVGLASYANDLDTVHRPLAYVRLQMPFYEMKSGSSKGHGEGDKLKPDGVRGRWWHEALRGIAKLPNLNSGVVRCAAWYGPGRWDAEVIPRLVVGHVYSYLDEEMKFLYNSDLRINTVHSTDVGRAMYLTALWLMQTPRDQVLKEAGTELYFPFEKEKSSKSMSTMFRGKKTTVDAEWRSIKTVVPEEELPVVPMFNVVDDGDSTQESIAKAVADVWNVKYGFMSTTIMTLVAQFAKNDFEEMVEDVNEKHVDAWANMLSASSPPIASTPISPFLDAHSFRKTPIHLDGSRAKRVLGFKPTKPRVDVNELRKISQGFQKDKIWPALS from the exons atgccgccgccaaagCGCCCTTCCAAGcccctcgtcgctctcatCCTCG GCGGAACAGCCACTGTGTCCCTTCCTCTCGCAGCGAGTCTACTCAAGCTTGGCGCCGTGTACGTTCGCATCG CCGATCGCTTCTCCGTCGACCCCCCAACATG TTACATCGACCCCATCTTCAAGGTCCTCCTGCGTGATCCCCGAGTCGAGTACCGGCAGTCAAACCTCGCGAATGTGGAAAAGTACCCAAGTCTCTTCGAGCCGCCAGCCGAGGGTACGAATTGGCACCGCTTCGATGTCGTGTTCGATCTCACCGGTGAGATGAACTACGACAAACCCGAGGTCATCCACATCACAAACACGTACCGCGTCGCGGTTGGCCTGGCCTCGTACGCCAATGACCTCGACACAGTCCACCGGCCACTCGCCTATGTCCGCCTCCAGATGCCGTTCTACGAGATGAAGTCGGGCAGCTCCAAGGGGCACGGGGAAGGCGACAAACTCAAGCCCGATGGCGTGCgtgggcggtggtggcACGAGGCACTACGAGGTATCGCCAAGCTGCCAAACCTCAACTCTGGAGTGGTACGCTGCGCGGCGTGGTACGGACCAGGTCGCTGGGACGCTGAGGTGATtccccgcctcgtcgtcgggcaTGTCTACTCATACCT cgacgaggaaaTGAAGTTCCTATACAA CTCTGACCTCCGCATCAACACGGTCCACTCCACCGACGTTGGCCGCGCCATGTACCTCACGGCACTATGGCTTATGCAGACACCGCGTGACCaggtgctcaaggaggcTGGGACCGAGCTCTACTTCCCTTTCGAAAAGGAGAAGTCGTCCAAGTCAATGTCAACCATGTTCCGggggaagaagacgacggTTGATGCAGAGTGGCGCAGCATCAAGACGGTCGTGCCAGAAGAAGAGTTGCCTGTCGTGCCCATGTTCAACGTTGTCGATGATGGCGACTCGACACAGGAAAGTATCGCCAAGGCTGTCGCCGACGTTTGGAACGTCAAGTACGGTTTCATGAGCACAACAATCATgacgctcgtcgcgcagtTTGCCAAG AATGACTTTGAAGAGatggtcgaggacgtcaaCGAGAAG CATGTCGACGCGTGGGCCAACATGCTCTCTGCTTCCTCACCGCCCATtgcctcgacgccgatTTCGCCATTCCTTGACGCACACTCGTTCAGAA AAACGCCGATCCACCTTGATGGCTCACGGGCGAAGCGTGTACTGGGTTTCAAGCCTACCAAAccgcgcgtcgacgtcaacgagTTGCGTAAAATCAGCCAAGGGTTCCAAAAGGATAAGATCTG GCCAGCATTGTCTTAG
- a CDS encoding uncharacterized protein (Auxin-binding protein), whose protein sequence is MFSSLFLLLPLLAPALAMPVEVELEQRNNSDSSGGSGGSGQSLKDFIAELYAQVNPNDRNTLLGNGFVFDFLAAQSFGGGGRDGGVILADNTLFPGVVGNGLSWLVGFLGPCGMVAPHNHPRASEYLFNIAGPPLAATSFQENGSPIFSGQVAAGDVIVLPQGSVHFVSNTGCDPVFITAGFNSETPGVGFLSSMYTSMDPQTINAAFGQEGTVFDANKIPGAVNLGQAECLSKCGINPDTFNINGKISNKDLMKQAFAGFLKAEGFDFDSYNSSMYQQYN, encoded by the exons ATGTTCTcatccctcttcctcctcctccctctcctcgccccggccctcgccatgccggtcgaggtcgagctcgagcagcgcaaCAACTCTGACTCGTCGGGAGGCTCGGGAGGCTCGGGTCAGAGCCTCAAGGACTTCATCGCAGAGCTGTACGCCCAAGTCAACCCCAACGACCGTAACACCCTCCTTGGAAATGGGTTTGTTTTCGAtttcctcgccgcccagaGTTTcggtggcggtggtcgCGATGGAGGTGTGATTCTTGCCGACAACACCCTGTTCCCTGGCGTTGTGGGCAACGGACTGAGTTGGCTAGTTGGGTTCCTTGGA CCTTGCGGAATGGTCGCACCTCACAACCACCCCCGCGCGTCCGAGTATCTCTTCAACATCGCCGGCCCTCCCCTTGCTGCCACCTCGTTCCAGGAGAACGGCAGCCCAATCTTCAGCGGCCAAGTCGCTGCTGGTGATGTCATCGTCCTGCCTCAGGGTAGTGTACACTTTGTCTCCAACACGGGGTGTGACCCGGTCTTCATTACTGCAGGATTCAA ctccgAGACTCCCGGCGTAGGCTTCCTCTCGTCCATGTACACAAGCATGGACCCGCAGACGATCAACGCCGCCTTTGGACAGGAGGGCACGGTCTTTGACGCCAACAAGATCCCCGGTGccgtcaacctcggccaAGCAGAGTGTCTCTCCAAGTGCGGAATCAACCCCGACACGTTCAACATTAATGGCAAGATCAGTAACAAGGACCTGATGAAGCAGGCGTTTGCGGGgttcctcaaggccgagggaTTCGACTTTGATTCCTACAACTCGTCCATGTACCAGCAGTACAACTAG